In Labrus bergylta chromosome 5, fLabBer1.1, whole genome shotgun sequence, the genomic window GGAGGAACAATAGAAGTGTGCCTTATTATGCATCTCATTAGACACCATGTAAGACCTCTGAGGGAAATGGTTAAAGTTAAACCTCAATTAACAGCCAAACTAAAATATTGGTGAAGTAAAGGTATTTTTCTTCTACTGTACTTTCCCctattgtgttttaaatgactttAGTATCTCCACAAAATAAAGGAATATCTTAAATACTATCCCCCCTGAGCAGAATTAGTAATTGAACGCCCTTATGTTTAGTTTGTGTtcttaatatttgtgttttggatAAACATTGCTATATGCGCTTAAAAAGGTCTTGTTGATCAATCCATGATTCAGATTCTATCTGATTTATTGATCATGAAAATGAAAGTATAAAATTTGTTTCCATGTGACAAATTGACAAACCAAAAAGTTGAAgtttagtgtttgtttatttcagaaaacacaatgagCCACATAAAGTCTTGCAGCTCCCTCTAGAGGTGATGatacatcacaacaacaacttgTAGATTTCTACAAGACACACTGTACTCAAAGAGAGTAAAGGAACAAACATCTTTATAAAAGACAAACCATACACAATATTTGAGGACACAGTCCTCACTGAACCATGTGAATTTTCTCACAAAGTATCAAAACATTAGAACTTAAGCttataaaaaacattacaacacaTCTTATCTTTCTTAATAATAGAAAAATGAAATTGAAGTCTGAGAATATATGACACAAAATTCCCACTGGAAACTGTGAGAGTACATCAAACAAACCTTTTATAATAAAAGGAGAAACATATTGATCTTAAAAAAGATCATTAATCAATAAACACATGAAGTGATCCAAAGTAATGTTCAAGAAATGAACAAGTTAATTcaaaatcaataataattatcaAGCGGTAATAAATTCCTACACTTTGTTGCTGCACATGATGTGCAGTCAAACATATAGACATGTATCACATGCAGGGAGTAATAAAAGTATCACAAGAAAAATGTAACGTTAAGAAAACCTTTACAAGAAAGGATAAGAAATGAGATCTTACAACAGATCAGTTATGAAATATCAAATAAAGATCCTTGATGACAATATGTCTTCAGTAGGACAGGTCAATGTTTTTGATCAGTATGATCAATAATATTAAAGGATTACAAATGTACCCAGATCGTATACCAGCTATACATAAAGTACAGTGATATATAACAATTGCTGAAGCAATTAGATTTGGATCATGCAACATGCATGACAGGAATTGAAGAAAACCTGTTTATAAAATCTCCTAGATTTCAGTCCAGTAATATACAATATGTCCAATGTGGTCTTCTCAGTTGGTCTGGTAGTAACTCCAGTCTTCAGATGTCTACCACGGCCTCCAGGGGGCGATGATGACTGGACTCTTCTCTTTGGTGTTGCTGGTCTGGACTGTGGAGCTCAGAGGAGAGAAGTCAGCCTCTCTCAGGTTCTTATCAGAGGAAGGCTGCAGCTTGTTGAAGTGGTTCAGCagtcttctctgggacttcatgTTCACTTGCTGTCTGGACAGAAAGTGTGTCGTCTCTTGGACACACCTGGAGAATCCCTGTTTGACAGCTGCTGAGTACACAatctgatgctgctgctggagtcgtctgaggacacaaactgtcatcTCCAGGATGTCTGCTTTCTCCAGCTTGGAGTCTGGCTCTTGTTTGAACTCTGGACCCAGGAGAGACTTGAGCTGCTCAATGCTGCTGTTGATTCGCTCTCTGCGTAACTTCTCCACCTGAGGCTTTctgagctgcagaaagaaaaacaaaaatcattagCCGACTTATTCTGAGACGCAAGTTAGTGTAAGAAGACATCTTCAAATGAAAGGTTTAAGTTTTCTTGGATCTTGAATTTACCTTGTGGGTCAGAGTCAGATGCTCCTGAGAGTTGGTCATTGCTGCAGTGATTGAAGGTGCCATGTCTGGATGTCTGTGCTGTAGAGGTCTCTGTAGAGAGAATCTGATCTCTGCTGGCGTCATCCCTCCTATTTATAGTCCCACATCTCCATATGAATGTGTGGGTTTAGGTCTGACTGGACTTTCTCACAGTCtcatccaatcagagagcttGTTGGGACAATAAGGCATGTGACGCGGCAACACACTTATTGCTCTCAATGCCTGAGGGACAATGATTAGGTCTCAGGGGAACAGCTGGAGGACTGGGGGTAATGGAGAGACACTGACAGAGCTTCTATTTGAATCTGGGAAAGTGTTGACCCTGTAGAGAGAGCAGGTCTGCTGCCTGATGCTGGATCAA contains:
- the LOC136179349 gene encoding transcription factor HES-5-like, whose translation is MTPAEIRFSLQRPLQHRHPDMAPSITAAMTNSQEHLTLTHKLRKPQVEKLRRERINSSIEQLKSLLGPEFKQEPDSKLEKADILEMTVCVLRRLQQQHQIVYSAAVKQGFSRCVQETTHFLSRQQVNMKSQRRLLNHFNKLQPSSDKNLREADFSPLSSTVQTSNTKEKSPVIIAPWRPW